In a single window of the Helicoverpa zea isolate HzStark_Cry1AcR chromosome 9, ilHelZeax1.1, whole genome shotgun sequence genome:
- the LOC124633159 gene encoding uncharacterized protein LOC124633159 yields MKTCASCNEQFNDGVQCTRCRKYLDFSCAGMTELGWRKLGADRRAQWKCPACRTSSPNLLSPQPTASLDTVLSEIREMKHQLLDLPTLVNDLRSIKDELSDLKKCYDFSSGRLDEFDTRLINLESKVSEFEKVRDTVLSLQSELASAKLELMSHDQRSRLNNVEIKGVPLKKDENLFSIVEAIGRKIKHNCPKAQINYISRVPIHNSKEKLVIVSFLNRYVKEDFVAAARADKDLSTSDLGFQGAPQRVYVNDHLSVESKKLLNKTKTIAKEKHYEFVWVKHGKIHVRKNVNCKTFIVRKEQDLNKIV; encoded by the coding sequence aTGAAGACGTGCGCAAGTTGCAACGAGCAATTCAATGACGGAGTTCAATGTACGAGATGCAGAAAGTACCTGGACTTCTCTTGTGCCGGCATGACTGAACTTGGTTGGAGGAAATTGGGTGCTGACAGAAGAGCCCAATGGAAATGTCCTGCGTGCCGAACGTCGTCGCCGAATTTACTTTCACCGCAACCTACGGCTTCGCTGGATACAGTGCTGAGTGAGATTCGAGAAATGAAGCATCAGCTACTGGACCTACCGACCTTAGTTAATGACTTAAGATCGATCAAGGATGAGCTAAGTGATCTCAAAAAATGCTATGATTTTTCTAGTGGTAGGCTCGATGAGTTCGACACACGACTTATCAATCTGGAATCGAAAGTGTCAGAGTTTGAGAAGGTCCGGGACACAGTCCTCTCACTGCAATCTGAGTTAGCCTCAGCAAAGCTCGAGCTTATGTCACATGATCAGCGATCCCGGTTAAATAACGTGGAGATCAAAGGAGTGCCCCTCAAGAAGGATGAGAATTTATTCTCAATCGTCGAAGCCATCGGCCGTAAAATCAAGCACAATTGTCCTAAGGCCCAAATTAATTACATCTCTAGGGTGCCTATACATAACTCTAAGGAGAAATTAGTAATAGTGAGCTTCCTGAATAGGTACGTAAAAGAGGATTTTGTTGCGGCTGCGCGAGCAGACAAGGACCTGTCTACATCGGATTTAGGTTTCCAAGGAGCACCACAGCGTGTTTATGTGAATGACCACCTAAGCGTCGaatctaaaaaacttttaaataaaaccaaaaccaTCGCTAAAGAGAAACATTATGAATTTGTGTGGGTGAAACATGGCAAAATTCATGTACGCAAAAACGTTAATTGTAAAACTTTTATAGTTCGGAAAGAGCAAGATTTAAACAAGATTGTTTAA